Genomic window (Flavobacteriales bacterium):
CACTTGGACGTGGTACGCCACTTCTTCCCGGTGCCATTCGTGAAGAAATACATTGACCTGGTGGCGCGTTACAAGATGAACAGTTTCCACTGGCACCTCACGGACGACCAAGGCTGGCGGATCGAGATCAAGAAGTACCCGAAGCTCACCGAGGTCGGTGGTTGGCGCAAAGGCAGTCAGGTGGGGCCGTACGGCCGGCGTGAATACGACAGCATCCCTTACGGTGGTTTCTACACGCAGGAGCAGATCCGCGAGGTGGTGGCCTATGCAAAGGCACGGCACATCAATGTAGTTCCGGAGATCGAGATGCCGGGACATGCGATGGCGGCTCTGGCAGCTTACCCGCAACTGGGCTGCACCGGTGGGCCATACGAAGTGCAACGCGGTTGGGGCGTGTTCGATGATGTGTTCTGTGCGGGCAATGACAGCGTATTCACGGTGCTGGAAGATGTGCTCACCGAGGTGATGGACCTCTTCCCCAGCCCGTACATCCACATCGGTGGCGATGAATGCCCCAAGGAAAGCTGGAAGGTCTGCCCGAAATGCCAAGCGCGGATGAAGGCGGAAGGGCTGAAGGACGAGCATGAACTGCAGAGCTGGTTCATCCAGCGGATCGAGAAGTTCGTGAACAGCAAAGGGCGGAAGATCATCGGCTGGGACGAGATCTTGGAAGGCGGTCTGGCACCGAACGCCGCGGTGATGAGCTGGCGCGGCACCGAAGGCGGTGTGGCAGCCGCAAAGAGCGGGCACTACGCGGTGATGAGCCCCGGTAGCCATTGCTACTTCGATCACTACCAAGGCGACCCGGCGAACGAGCCGTTGGCCATCGGCGGGTATACGACCGTGCAGAAAGTGTACAGTTACGAGCCGGTGCCCACGGAATTGAACGCCGAAGAAGCGAAGTACATCCTCGGCGCGCAAGGCAATATCTGGACGGAATATATCCTCACGCCGGAGCATGTGGAGTACATGTTGACGCCAAGGATGCTGGCGTTGGCGGAAGTGCTCTGGACGCCGAAGGAGAAGCGGGATGAAGCGGATTTTATTAAGCGTCTGGAGGGGGAGTTCCCGAGGCTGGACGCGATGAAGGTGAACGCGAGTAAGAGTTTGTACCAAGTGCGATTCAAGCTAATCCAAGGCCGCACACTTGGATCTATCACCGTGAAGACTCCTTATGACGGCGGAGGGGGAGTAAAGGTTTGGCAAGACCCCGAATCGATGCTCAAATCG
Coding sequences:
- a CDS encoding family 20 glycosylhydrolase, which translates into the protein MRLTLTLLILLASSVKAQTPMALPGLIPLPAEMELTGGTCSLECPGHLRPDPTISSGFVGLLTADIEPLHPVTNSPCEVPLRIELHLIQPDTLLPAEWYSLQVASDHIALTATDEEGLFRGSRTLIQLLEQGKSTGSIPCHTITDQPRFAWRGMHLDVVRHFFPVPFVKKYIDLVARYKMNSFHWHLTDDQGWRIEIKKYPKLTEVGGWRKGSQVGPYGRREYDSIPYGGFYTQEQIREVVAYAKARHINVVPEIEMPGHAMAALAAYPQLGCTGGPYEVQRGWGVFDDVFCAGNDSVFTVLEDVLTEVMDLFPSPYIHIGGDECPKESWKVCPKCQARMKAEGLKDEHELQSWFIQRIEKFVNSKGRKIIGWDEILEGGLAPNAAVMSWRGTEGGVAAAKSGHYAVMSPGSHCYFDHYQGDPANEPLAIGGYTTVQKVYSYEPVPTELNAEEAKYILGAQGNIWTEYILTPEHVEYMLTPRMLALAEVLWTPKEKRDEADFIKRLEGEFPRLDAMKVNASKSLYQVRFKLIQGRTLGSITVKTPYDGGGGVKVWQDPESMLKSDANGLNIQSDAVLKAHGYVDGGPAPADTSTVTIRFNFATARSITLSGPPDEQYSEGGAFTLVDGITAQEKRVDTEWLGWRKGVTITVDLGSVQDISHIGIGALNEMHSWIHLPKQVAFSVSNDGKNFVPYGIAKGMDGAGRNEFGMDKTGRARYVRIDVEYIGNIPAGFPGAGNPAWLFLDEIDVR